In Cyanobacteriota bacterium, the genomic stretch AGCATTGATTCCCGCGGTATGCAACTCACTGTTCAAACCTCCGATGCTGAGCAAGCCATTCGTATAGGTTTTGACCATGAACTGACAAGTGCCCAAGATGCTCACCATACCTTGGTTGCTATGCTTCGACAACCTCAGCCGTCTGCCTCCGACTAGCTTCTGGTTACAGGTTTCCCATCCGTATATATACGCCTATCGGCCTAGTACGATCGCTCAAATAGCGTAGAATCACAGTGCCCTGAGCGTTTGTTTTAGGAACTAGATGGGAATGTTGAGTCTGTCTATCATTGAGTCGTGCCTTAGTTATTCAGTTGTGCCTTAGTTGTTCAAGGTACTGAGGTTTAGGTTTTGCCAAAGATATCAGTAAGATTACTGTTTGCTGGTAGTTGCTGGCAGTCAGAACCATGAAGTAGATGGCATAGGGCAACACTGATGATATAGAGCACAGGAAGGCAGCAATCGTGAACATCAACAGTCTCAAGTCTGTATCATCACAACTCTTCAATCCAAGTATTGCCGTGACTATAAGCCCAGCACAGCAGCGTGTCCAATCCTTGTTAGCCTTGAACCTACTAGAGTCAGGGAGCACACCTATCTTTGATGAAGCTACGCAGATTGCAGCTCACTTCCTGGATGTCCCTATTTGTGTGTTGGGGGTGCTAGATCAAGACTATGAGTGGATTAAGGCCGCTGTAGGTCTCTCTCGTTTGGGGTTGATGAATGCCCTAGCGTCATCTCGTCAGATTCCCTACGCGCTATCGCTAGGTCGATTCATTGTGGAAACCAATCAACCGTTGATTATTCCCGACACTACCCTAGATCCTCAAGCGAGTAACAGTTTATTAGTCACGAATTATCGGATTCGATCGTACCTAGGAGTGCCCTTGGTAAGCACGAATGGCTGCTGTATAGGCACATTGGCTGTTATGGATCTGGCTGCACGCAGCTTTAATGCGCGTGATTTGGAACTGTTAGAGTTGACAGCACGTTGGAGCATGAGTGAGTTTGAGCGCTGCCATCTAGTTACCCAAGGGCACTATGCCACTCGGAGACCCATCTACACTCATCCTCAACCTCTGACAGCGCTAGAGTCATCTGACCCAATGACCTGTTCATCTCAAGCTACAGATAGCGGCGACTTATCGACGATCGCAGATACCATTAACCTAATCAAGATTGACCTGCTGACCCAGATGGCTCAAGAGTTACGAACACCACTAACATCAGTCATGGGGATGACCAGCGTCTTAGTCAGAGAAATCTATGGGCCTCTGACCGATAAACAAAAGGAATACCTAAGAATCGTCCATCAAAGTGGGCAGTATCTGTTGTCGCTGGTCAATGAAATGCTGGAACTCACGGAACTAGACCACAACCATGCCACACTGAAGCTAGTGCTCGTAGATATAGAAATGTTGTGCCAGCAAGTGATCAATATGCTGGAGCAAGCAGCTCATCAACAAGAAGTTACCCT encodes the following:
- a CDS encoding GAF domain-containing sensor histidine kinase; the protein is MNINSLKSVSSQLFNPSIAVTISPAQQRVQSLLALNLLESGSTPIFDEATQIAAHFLDVPICVLGVLDQDYEWIKAAVGLSRLGLMNALASSRQIPYALSLGRFIVETNQPLIIPDTTLDPQASNSLLVTNYRIRSYLGVPLVSTNGCCIGTLAVMDLAARSFNARDLELLELTARWSMSEFERCHLVTQGHYATRRPIYTHPQPLTALESSDPMTCSSQATDSGDLSTIADTINLIKIDLLTQMAQELRTPLTSVMGMTSVLVREIYGPLTDKQKEYLRIVHQSGQYLLSLVNEMLELTELDHNHATLKLVLVDIEMLCQQVINMLEQAAHQQEVTLRLTLEPGNRIYWLDKVKVRHLLYYLMLDVVKTAAAGSEVRLHCSRRSNRLQMTVWVHHPWLGDGFSAPELYASDALQQWHTHSQFLDTTSPELDEAESTVITSAPISSPQPKSGQLSSQHSNVTSITNSRLQLSKQLAITHGGDISIQGTVEGGYRYVLSLPYFQDSLS